The proteins below come from a single Leishmania infantum JPCM5 genome chromosome 6 genomic window:
- a CDS encoding putative 5'-3' exonuclease: protein MGVPKFFRWAAERFPSIITPFKDSPPPVDNLYLDINGIIHNCTHPNDVDATRRSPTEKEMIQAMFVYLEKLFNAIQPRKYFLLAVDGVAPRAKMNQQRQRRYRAGYEMMIAREEALAMGEEVPEEKDVFDSNCITPGTPFMVRVSKEFQYFITMKLSTDPAWQGCQIIFSGHDCPGEGEHKIVDFIRRRKMQPNYDPNETHCMYGLDADLVMLALATHEPHFVLLREVVTFGPGSRKERERQEEDEAKGLVKDKAYHKADEFVLLHINVFRDYLQLEVKGYLAKAKSSVSIDFERVIDDFVFMCFFIGNDFLPTLPTIGINDGSIPALLRIYVDNMLSKSKYLTHKGEIDWRNAEVWLNEVGKLEFETLRRRQQEEAEFQKNRARRDPTHEVDTASVIPITSILEFKQRYYGEKHGFAGGWDANSEDMQRLREHYVEGLMWVMHYYYQGVPSWKWFFPHYYAPMASDMVNLPAIAARVSFELGKPFQPHQQLLAVLPPMSYLSMPKAYWPLLRSPSSPLAKYLPEHIVIDREGARAPWEGIVLIPFIDERTLLAAYESVQKNVSPEDAANNVNGPPLRFCYDGKMPPYDLEDEMFGSIRNVLVRRETYAFPHIDKFIPQLCPGVHVGTRQLEGFSTLQSKRDLIQPVFEAGVVSIFGRPTKNDSLILQMRDFFKAKSVDQVATLVGKEVLVGFPHYKRARIASLKDVHKSITASYSKEGTFSGTEEHKNNREESTAFVKEADTHARFMKSQLGLAVEQVEVLVYVHRFNGMQVTRKGHIERHFATTWTCYPIQLICTLDNIDMQEDSRYVERDRSEGDSAFGARCVYIGPQPKSKKSQMDVYGSCGTVVTAGQHDTTTQQGDQMTVRLKVFQEPLRLPAELLQFAAQRNWTALPQVAISLDILPHTLTIICSSIVTSPQFGSRELGLCLKFTGRCIAKVGYAKLVQHSLNPWYVGNKDIFARMEKDTEDIGYHLEMGEKGDFTGNSSSNRGGSGTWYFSRDAQELIRDYVKRFRPLIQYIEAGGVNSNSVEPQQFLTGKWRDRDVDDVLTEIETFLIESGLRETPMITATEEAFPQQLLEQLEASLQEQQNRSFKELSLRQVSRNQLYFPVTRSSCGHLVPLPLPQEQTFYLGSRVANCRATGIVPFGTQGTIVRLLASGREAEVVYDTPFTGGTRLDGRLKDTRAAITKLSALLVLKSTDAPQPQLQPQTQPDMRAAAAATTNGSAKLRELEFLLQANGIHVDPSGKSTVSPPSLPAAFQSPTSAAARAAPADSGASHSSTAGAGASVVPRPRSAAATEQTPAPATLGKRATPASATAHLSSTSSVTPITRETHSSPASLKITAAPGSSGISLQDLAKHLPASTSQRSPATVASPAGHAPASGAVAATTAAALSGITIPAPKSAQQHQHPMQPASPPATTAVASPSQSNESNETSPGSNTRRKSRDLHVIPDDFVSGRFKIKYTNTGSLFRSWLDTFTAEAVRKTLAELEAEGNANPL from the coding sequence ATGGGTGTTCCCAAGTTCTTCCGCTGGGCGGCGGAGCGCTTCCCCTCCATCATCACCCCCTTCAAGgactcgccaccgccggtggACAACCTCTACCTCGATATCAATGGTATCATCCACAACTGCACGCACCCGAACGATGTCGacgcgacgcggcgcagtCCGACAGAGAAGGAGATGATTCAGGCGATGTTCGTCTATCTGGAGAAACTCTTCAACGCTATCCAGCCGCGCAAGTACTTCCTGCTTGCCGTCGATGGTgtcgcgccgcgcgcgaaAATGaatcagcagcgccagcgccgctaccGCGCCGGTTACGAGATGATGATCGCGCGTGAGGAGGCGCTCGCGatgggcgaggaggtgccggAGGAAAAGGACGTGTTCGACAGCAACTGCATCACCCCCGGCACCCCGTTCATGGTGCGCGTGAGCAAGGAGTTTCAGTACTTTATCACCATGAAGCTGTCCACCGATCCGGCGTGGCAGGGGTGCCAGATCATCTTCTCCGGCCACGATTGCCCCGGCGAGGGTGAGCACAAGATCGTCGATTTTATTCGCCGGCGCAAGATGCAGCCGAACTACGACCCCAACGAGACCCACTGCATGTACGGCCTCGACGCCGATCTCGTCATGCTGGCGCTCGCCACGCACGAGCCGCActttgtgctgctgcgcgaggtggtcACGTTCGGCCCCGGCTCTCGCAAGGAGCGGGagcggcaggaggaggatgaggcgAAGGGCCTCGTGAAGGACAAGGCGTACCACAAGGCGGACGAgttcgtgctgctgcacatcaACGTCTTCCGCGACTACCTGCAGCTGGAGGTGAAGGGCTACCtggcgaaggcgaagagcaGCGTGAGTATCGACTTTGAGCGAGTGATCGACGACTTCGTCTTCATGTGCTTCTTTATCGGCAACGACTTtctgccgacgctgccgacCATCGGCATTAACGATGGCAGCATACCGGCGCTCCTGCGCATCTACGTGGACAACATGCTCAGCAAGAGCAAGTACCTGACGCACAAAGGCGAGATCGACTGGCGCAACGCCGAGGTGTGGTTGAACGAGGTCGGCAAGCTCGAGTTCgagacgctgcggcgacgtcagcaggaggaggcagagtTCCAGAAGAACCGCGCTCGCCGCGACCCTACCCACGAGGTGGACACCGCCTCCGTAATACCTATCACGTCGATCCTGGAGTTCAAACAGCGCTACTACGGCGAGAAGCACGGCTTTGCTGGCGGCTGGGACGCGAACAGCGAAGACATGCAACGACTGCGGGAGCACTACGTGGAGGGGCTCATGTGGGTCATGCATTACTACTATCAAGGCGTGCCTTCATGGAAGTGGTTCTTTCCGCACTACTACGCACCCATGGCGAGCGACATGGTGAACCTCCCCGCTATCGCTGCCCGCGTCTCGTTCGAACTCGGCAAGCCCTTccagccgcaccagcagctgctggccgtgctgccgcccaTGTCATACCTGTCCATGCCGAAGGCCTACTGGCCCCTGCTGCGCAGCCCAAGTAGCCCGCTCGCCAAGTACTTGCCCGAGCACATCGTTATTGACCGCgagggcgcgcgcgcgccgtggGAGGGCATTGTGCTGATCCCCTTCATCGACGAGCGCACGCTGCTCGCCGCCTACGAGTCGGTGCAGAAGAACGTCAGCCCCGAGGACGCCGCGAACAACGTGAATGGCCCCCCGCTGCGGTTCTGCTACGACGGCAAGATGCCGCCGTACGACCTGGAGGATGAGATGTTCGGCTCTATCCGGAATGTCCTCGTGAGGCGCGAGACATACGCGTTCCCTCACATCGACAAGTTCATTCCACAGCTGTGCCCTGGCGTGCACGTTGGCACGCGGCAGCTGGAGGGCTTCAGCACCCTCCAGTCGAAGCGCGACCTAATCCAGCCGGTCTTCGAGGCTGGGGTCGTGTCGATCTTTGGCCGTCCCACCAAGAACGACAGTCTCATCCTGCAGATGCGCGACTTCTTCAAGGCCAAGTCAGTCGACCAGGTGGCGACTCTCGTCGGCAAGGAGGTGCTCGTCGGCTTCCCGCACTACAAGCGTGCCCGCATCGCCTCCCTCAAGGATGTGCACAAGTCCATCACTGCTTCGTACAGCAAGGAGGGCACCTTCAGCGGCACCGAGGAGCACAAGAACAACCGCGAAGAGTCGACTGCCTTCGTGAAGGAGGcggacacgcacgcgcgcttcATGAAGTCGCAGCTGGGCCTCGCCGTGGAGCAGGTCGAAGTTCTCGTGTACGTGCACCGCTTCAACGGAATGCAGGTGACGCGCAAGGGGCACATTGAGCGACACTTCGCCACCACCTGGACGTGCTACCCAATCCAGCTGATCTGCACCTTGGATAACATAGACATGCAGGAGGACAGCCGTTACGTCGAGCGCGACCGCAGCGAAGGTGACAGCGCCTTTGGTGCCCGCTGCGTTTACATCGGTCCTCAGCCCAAGTCGAAGAAGTCGCAGATGGACGTGTACGGCAGCTGTGGCACGGTTGTGACGGCTGGCCAGCACGAcacgacgacgcagcaggGCGATCAGATGACGGTTCGCCTCAAGGTGTTTCaggagccgctgcggctgccggcggagctgctgcagtttGCCGCACAGCGCAActggacggcgctgccgcaggtggCGATCAGTCTCGACATTTTACCGCACACCTTGACTATCATCTGTAGCTCCATCGTCACGTCGCCGCAGTTTGGCTCTCGCGAGCTGGGGCTGTGTCTAAAGTTCACTGGGCGGTGCATCGCCAAGGTCGGGTACGCGAAGCTGGTCCAGCACAGTCTGAACCCGTGGTACGTTGGGAACAAGGACATCTTTGCCCGCATGGAAAAGGATACGGAGGACATTGGCTACCACTTGGAGATGGGCGAGAAGGGCGACTTCACGGGCAATTCGAGCAGCAAccgtggtggcagcggcacgtgGTACTTCTCCCGCGACGCGCAGGAGCTGATCCGTGACTACGTGAAGCGGTTCCGCCCACTCATCCAGTACATCGAGGCGGGCGGCGTAAACTCGAACAGCGTTGAGCCGCAGCAGTTCCTGACGGGCAAGTGGCGCGACAGGGATGTCGACGACGTGCTAACGGAGATCGAGACATTCTTAATCGAGTCGGGGCTGCGCGAAACGCCGATGATCACGGCCACGGAGGAGGCGTttccgcagcagctgctcgagcagctcgaggcgtcgctgcaggagcagcagaacCGCAGCTTCAAGGAGCTCTCGTTGCGGCAGGTAAGCCGCAATCAGCTCTACTTTCCTgtcacgcgcagcagctgcggccaTCTCGTGCCGCTACCACTGCCGCAGGAGCAGACTTTCTACCTGGGCTCGCGGGTCGCGAACTGCCGCGCTACGGGCATTGTTCCCTTCGGCACGCAAGGCACGATCGTGCGCTTGCTGGCCAGCGGCAGGGAAGCAGAGGTCGTCTACGATACCCCCTTCACGGGAGGCACGCGACTCGATGGCCGCCTCAAGGACACTCGCGCCGCCATCACGAAGCTGTCGGCGCTGCTTGTACTCAAGTCGACGGatgcgccgcagccacagctGCAACCTCAGACGCAGCCGGACATGagggccgctgcagccgccaccacgaACGGGTCGGCCAAGCTGCGGGAGCTGGAATTCCTCCTGCAGGCGAACGGCATTCACGTGGACCCCTCGGGCAAGTCCACAgtgtcgccgccatcgctgcctgCAGCGTTTCAGAGCCCCACAAGTGCCGCGgctcgcgctgcgccggccgACTCTGGTGCGAGCCATAGCAGCACCGCAGGCGCCGGTGCAAGCGTtgtgccgcggccgcgcagtgccgctgcgacggaGCAGACGCCGGCACCAGCGACACTAGGCAAGCGCGCCACCcctgcctccgccaccgcccactTGTCCTCAACGTCTTCGGTGACGCCAATCACCAGAGAGACCCACAGCAGTCCCGCGAGCCTCAAAATCACGGCTGCCCCAGGGAGCAGCGGGATCAGCCTTCAAGACTTGGCCAAACACTTGCCGGCCTCCACATCCCAGCGCTCGCCCGCCACTGTCGCCTCGCCGGCTGGCCACGCTCCAGCGTCGGGTGCAGTTGCGGcaacaacggcggcggcgctcagcGGCATCACCATCCCGGCCCCCAAgtctgcgcagcagcaccaacaccCGATGCAgcccgcttcgccgccggcgacgacagcTGTGGCCTCGCCAAGCCAAAGCAATGAGTCGAACGAGACTTCCCCCGGCTCAAACACGCGCCGCAAGTCGCGCGACCTGCACGTCATCCCAGACGACTTCGTCAGTGGACGGTTCAAGATCAAGTACACGAACACGGGCTCGCTGTTCCGCAGCTGGCTGGACACCTtcacggcggaggcggtgcgcaagaccctcgccgagctggaggcggaggggaaTGCGAATCCCCTGTGA